The Methanobacterium sp. BAmetb5 genome includes a region encoding these proteins:
- a CDS encoding PPC domain-containing DNA-binding protein yields MIVRRLEPEQDLKKALEDIRDVEDLKSGIILCMVGSLQDAVLRMADGREKVVKGPLEIVSATGTLATNGVHIHLAVADKEGVVTGGHLKTGCLIHTTAEICIAPCDLVFRRVFDPVTGYRELETE; encoded by the coding sequence ATGATAGTCCGAAGATTGGAACCAGAACAGGACTTAAAGAAAGCTCTGGAAGATATAAGGGATGTTGAAGACTTAAAATCAGGTATAATTCTGTGTATGGTGGGCAGCCTTCAAGATGCAGTTTTGAGAATGGCTGATGGAAGGGAAAAGGTTGTCAAGGGGCCCCTGGAGATAGTTTCGGCCACGGGAACCCTGGCCACCAACGGGGTTCACATCCACCTGGCAGTGGCGGATAAAGAGGGGGTGGTTACGGGAGGACACCTTAAAACTGGCTGTCTGATACACACCACCGCAGAGATCTGCATTGCCCCCTGTGACCTGGTTTTCCGGCGGGTGTTCGACCCGGTAACTGGTTACCGTGAACTGGAAACAGAGTAA
- a CDS encoding DUF366 family protein, whose amino-acid sequence MKQKTLKAGLLYDGSQIQPMWAFQELGIKGSSIVTWIGPMDIHSQELIDYEDVGLEITSSEMVHFIIEHFDVQPADIRMCYHRQRLLVMMVKDLLEEIGIKARREGDDLYVGQGKLSVSIATCSVSSMKIHFALNLTSQGTPDDVETVGLKECSTALTFEDVRELSENISNKYAREIADIEEDISKTRVF is encoded by the coding sequence ATGAAACAAAAAACACTCAAAGCCGGACTGCTCTATGATGGAAGTCAAATACAGCCTATGTGGGCATTTCAGGAGTTGGGAATAAAGGGTTCCAGTATCGTGACCTGGATCGGCCCCATGGACATCCACTCCCAGGAGTTAATTGACTACGAGGATGTGGGGCTGGAGATCACCTCCTCGGAAATGGTTCACTTTATAATCGAGCACTTTGATGTGCAACCCGCAGATATCCGGATGTGTTACCACCGCCAAAGACTCCTGGTCATGATGGTTAAAGATTTACTGGAAGAAATAGGTATCAAAGCCCGTCGTGAGGGTGATGACCTCTATGTTGGCCAGGGGAAGCTCAGTGTATCCATTGCCACCTGTTCGGTGAGCAGTATGAAGATACACTTTGCCCTGAACCTGACCAGCCAGGGAACACCGGATGATGTGGAAACAGTGGGTTTAAAGGAATGCTCAACGGCATTAACCTTTGAAGATGTCCGGGAGCTATCAGAAAATATATCAAATAAGTATGCAAGGGAAATAGCCGATATAGAAGAGGACATATCCAAAACTCGAGTTTTTTAA
- a CDS encoding 6-carboxytetrahydropterin synthase produces the protein MKIVINGIHANLRFASAHMIPCHESCGGIHGHSYHVDVTVEGERCGEFGFVADFKTVKGIVRKMCKELDHKLLIPENSKELDFKSKNPVEFSIGPKEYKIPREDCCLLPLPSTSAEELSEYLATRLFQALKEEGDIESVSVCVNEGIGQGAFFTKTAE, from the coding sequence ATGAAAATAGTTATCAATGGAATACACGCTAACTTAAGATTCGCCTCGGCCCACATGATCCCCTGCCACGAGTCCTGCGGGGGAATACATGGCCATTCCTACCATGTGGACGTCACCGTGGAAGGGGAACGCTGCGGGGAGTTCGGATTCGTGGCCGACTTTAAAACAGTCAAGGGAATAGTTCGGAAAATGTGCAAAGAACTGGATCACAAACTACTCATACCAGAAAACAGTAAAGAACTGGATTTTAAGAGTAAAAATCCGGTAGAATTTTCCATAGGTCCTAAAGAATATAAAATCCCCCGGGAAGACTGCTGTCTCCTTCCCCTGCCTTCCACCTCTGCTGAAGAACTCTCCGAGTACCTGGCCACTAGATTGTTCCAGGCACTTAAAGAAGAGGGAGATATTGAAAGTGTTTCGGTGTGTGTAAATGAGGGAATAGGCCAGGGAGCTTTTTTTACCAAAACTGCAGAGTAA
- a CDS encoding 7-carboxy-7-deazaguanine synthase QueE — translation MQGEGKLIGRRQVFVRFTGCNLNCNYCDTSLSRDPGYGEEIDVDSLYQKISELKTPDLHSISFTGGEPLLHADFIKDFLEKYPLTSMLETNGSLPGELAKLIELVDYVSMDVKLPEHEAVSNWDDLLDQEIKSIKLLIEEGINSYCKVVVQPSTTTETVASIAARIREEIPETSQMSLIVQPASPLDLWKGRTHKLLEISEKAGEHLDVLTIPQVHKLLNLR, via the coding sequence ATACAGGGCGAAGGGAAACTGATAGGCCGCAGACAGGTCTTTGTAAGGTTCACCGGATGTAACCTCAACTGCAACTACTGTGACACCTCCTTAAGCCGTGACCCTGGTTATGGTGAGGAAATAGACGTAGATTCCCTTTACCAAAAAATATCTGAACTTAAAACTCCAGATCTACATTCTATTTCATTTACTGGTGGGGAACCATTGTTGCATGCTGATTTTATCAAAGATTTTCTGGAAAAATATCCTTTAACCTCCATGCTGGAGACCAATGGATCATTACCTGGGGAACTGGCAAAATTAATAGAATTAGTGGATTATGTTTCCATGGATGTGAAATTACCGGAACATGAAGCAGTTTCTAACTGGGATGATCTCCTGGATCAGGAGATAAAATCCATAAAGCTATTAATAGAAGAGGGGATAAATAGTTACTGTAAAGTAGTAGTACAGCCCTCCACAACCACGGAGACTGTGGCCTCCATAGCGGCCAGGATAAGGGAAGAAATCCCCGAAACCAGCCAAATGTCTCTAATTGTTCAACCGGCCAGTCCCCTGGATTTATGGAAGGGCAGAACTCACAAACTACTGGAAATTTCCGAGAAAGCAGGAGAACATCTCGACGTGTTAACAATACCCCAGGTTCATAAGCTTCTTAACCTAAGATAG
- a CDS encoding cyclic nucleotide-binding/CBS domain-containing protein — protein sequence MEMDTQVTVHDAMTSNVITVDPKTSVAEAATIMSQKGIGCLIIKSNSEPEGLITESDIITKVVSRDIQASQITVAEVMTSDLIEIDPGSEVYEAARTMAKNKIRRLPVVNNGSLVGILTSTDVMTVSPELTELLVENARMSHTMDYSDRGTSVPGTCEVCETYVDYLEEVDGKYVCEECKEELEGE from the coding sequence ATGGAAATGGATACCCAAGTGACTGTGCACGACGCAATGACCTCAAATGTGATAACAGTAGACCCCAAAACAAGCGTTGCCGAAGCTGCGACTATAATGAGTCAAAAAGGCATCGGTTGTCTTATTATTAAGAGTAACTCAGAACCAGAAGGACTGATTACTGAAAGCGACATTATAACCAAGGTGGTATCCCGGGATATTCAGGCCAGCCAGATCACGGTGGCTGAAGTCATGACCAGCGACCTCATAGAAATTGATCCTGGAAGTGAGGTCTATGAAGCAGCCCGAACCATGGCCAAAAACAAGATAAGAAGACTTCCCGTAGTGAATAATGGGAGTCTTGTGGGCATATTAACCTCCACCGATGTGATGACGGTTTCACCAGAACTCACGGAACTCCTGGTGGAAAATGCCAGAATGTCTCATACCATGGACTATTCTGACAGGGGAACATCAGTACCCGGAACCTGTGAGGTGTGTGAAACCTACGTTGATTACCTAGAAGAAGTGGATGGAAAGTACGTTTGTGAGGAGTGTAAAGAAGAACTGGAAGGTGAATAA
- a CDS encoding HPP family protein: MSPVEEVMTPDPVTVAVDAPATSVRSIFREEGFRTIPVISDNRLEGIITRPDMLQISSTKSNLDARGIMQQPRVIATPDMELISLAREIMKAETVYAPVVESTDSMQLVGIVTVADILRKFLYNGIKPVHETLGEMNFSPVVTCNYDDLLSHVWKRMDESGYSGLPVMKKEKLIGIITRMDIIRSGHVRVGFDSNTRDAILVEKVMKTPPVVATPQTPVREAGEIILEYDIGRIPVVENPVYVKREPRRAKEADLVGIVSREDILWSYLN; this comes from the coding sequence GTGAGCCCGGTGGAAGAAGTAATGACCCCGGATCCAGTTACCGTAGCTGTGGATGCACCGGCAACCAGTGTGCGATCCATCTTCCGTGAAGAAGGATTCCGTACTATCCCCGTAATATCTGATAATCGATTAGAAGGTATTATAACCCGGCCAGACATGCTCCAAATCTCTTCAACCAAATCCAACCTTGATGCCCGGGGCATCATGCAACAACCCCGGGTGATCGCCACCCCGGACATGGAACTCATCTCCCTGGCCCGGGAAATAATGAAGGCCGAAACAGTCTACGCCCCGGTAGTGGAGTCCACTGACAGTATGCAACTGGTGGGAATAGTAACTGTAGCGGATATACTAAGAAAATTCCTGTACAATGGAATAAAACCTGTTCACGAAACCCTGGGTGAAATGAACTTTTCCCCGGTTGTGACTTGTAATTACGATGACCTCCTTTCCCATGTCTGGAAACGCATGGATGAATCTGGATACTCCGGACTCCCGGTTATGAAGAAGGAGAAACTCATAGGAATCATCACCAGAATGGACATCATCCGATCAGGCCATGTAAGGGTGGGCTTTGATTCTAATACCCGTGACGCTATTTTGGTGGAGAAGGTCATGAAAACACCCCCGGTGGTAGCCACACCACAAACCCCTGTCCGAGAGGCCGGGGAAATAATACTGGAATATGATATTGGGCGCATCCCAGTAGTAGAAAATCCAGTATACGTAAAAAGAGAACCCCGAAGAGCTAAAGAAGCCGATCTTGTTGGTATAGTTTCAAGGGAAGATATTTTATGGTCCTATCTCAACTGA
- a CDS encoding CBS domain-containing protein, which translates to MRKKQTINLVKSMDRGPLEFETHESQHEGDVMSIATKKVVTAPQTATIKEAAEIMVKNKFRRLPITDPGSEKLLGIVTSMDILDFLGGGDKYKILEEKHQDNFSAAINEPVRKIMTRDVETINTRNSITGAVTKMISKGVGALPIVDAQHKIAGIVSERDFVLLMAGVLTDEKVEDYMHNRVITTTPGTRIEGASKIMVRNKLRRIPVVGEERKTPHPEDDKIVGIVTATDILEFLGKNSAFEHMITNSGEEILNTTITEIMESQVITASITARLGDICDIMEEKGIGGLPVVQNGELQGIITESDILRAVSS; encoded by the coding sequence ATGAGAAAAAAACAAACCATAAACCTGGTGAAATCAATGGACCGCGGTCCATTAGAGTTTGAAACCCACGAATCCCAGCATGAGGGAGACGTGATGAGCATAGCAACGAAAAAGGTGGTAACCGCACCTCAAACCGCCACCATAAAAGAAGCGGCTGAAATAATGGTAAAAAACAAGTTCAGACGACTCCCCATAACTGATCCCGGTAGTGAAAAGCTTCTGGGAATAGTTACCTCCATGGATATCCTGGACTTCTTAGGAGGTGGAGATAAGTACAAGATCCTGGAAGAAAAACACCAGGACAACTTCTCCGCAGCCATCAACGAACCAGTAAGGAAGATCATGACCCGTGATGTGGAAACCATCAACACCCGGAACTCCATAACTGGTGCTGTCACTAAAATGATCAGTAAAGGAGTGGGTGCCCTACCCATAGTGGATGCCCAGCATAAAATAGCAGGAATAGTCTCTGAAAGAGACTTCGTCCTCCTGATGGCCGGAGTACTCACTGATGAGAAGGTGGAAGACTACATGCACAACCGGGTAATCACCACCACCCCCGGAACCCGTATCGAAGGAGCATCCAAGATAATGGTCCGCAACAAACTGCGCCGGATACCCGTGGTTGGTGAAGAACGTAAGACCCCCCACCCCGAGGATGATAAGATCGTGGGAATTGTCACCGCCACCGACATACTGGAATTCCTGGGAAAAAACAGTGCCTTTGAACACATGATCACCAACAGTGGGGAAGAGATACTCAACACCACCATCACCGAGATCATGGAATCCCAGGTCATCACTGCCAGCATCACGGCCAGACTGGGAGATATCTGTGATATCATGGAAGAAAAAGGCATAGGCGGACTTCCCGTAGTTCAAAATGGAGAACTACAGGGAATCATAACTGAAAGTGATATATTAAGGGCCGTGAGTTCCTAA
- a CDS encoding CBS domain-containing protein — MMKIEDVMNEEVIVAEENEQVSHARNLMLKYGYSRILVVNQEDKLVGILTEKDLTRKMRSNGPKWKRRTIDKISIRRVMTPHPVTLTPTREVRDAVEIMIKNDISSVPVVDGDEILGIVTKTELMDFYRDKFAGKWKVSDLMTSEVVTVNENHSIGHVISTMEDQKIGKLIVVRDNEPVGIITSANISFANVEDPETGVSVEKIAFLRKIDGQEKRNVREVSMVTAGDIMTNHLIKIEQTEDASSAADIMTKKEVSGIPVVNDNELVGIITKTDIIRGIQ, encoded by the coding sequence ATGATGAAAATCGAGGATGTAATGAACGAAGAAGTAATTGTAGCCGAAGAAAATGAACAAGTAAGCCACGCCCGGAACTTGATGTTAAAATACGGTTACAGCCGTATTTTAGTGGTTAACCAGGAAGACAAACTAGTGGGTATCCTGACTGAAAAAGACTTAACCCGAAAAATGAGGTCCAATGGACCAAAATGGAAAAGGAGGACCATAGACAAGATCAGCATCCGCCGGGTCATGACCCCCCATCCTGTCACCCTCACCCCCACCAGGGAGGTGCGGGATGCCGTGGAGATCATGATCAAAAACGATATAAGCTCTGTACCCGTGGTGGATGGAGACGAAATACTGGGTATCGTAACCAAAACCGAGCTCATGGACTTCTACCGTGACAAATTCGCTGGTAAATGGAAAGTATCCGACCTCATGACCAGTGAAGTGGTCACTGTCAACGAAAACCACAGCATAGGCCACGTAATAAGCACAATGGAAGACCAAAAAATTGGGAAACTCATCGTAGTGCGGGATAACGAGCCGGTGGGCATAATAACCTCTGCCAACATATCCTTCGCCAACGTAGAAGACCCGGAAACTGGAGTCAGTGTGGAAAAAATAGCTTTCCTACGCAAAATAGATGGTCAGGAGAAAAGAAACGTCCGGGAAGTGTCCATGGTCACTGCCGGAGATATAATGACCAACCACCTGATAAAAATCGAACAAACTGAAGATGCCTCCAGTGCAGCTGACATAATGACTAAAAAAGAAGTCAGTGGCATTCCAGTAGTGAACGATAACGAACTGGTGGGAATAATCACAAAAACGGATATAATCCGTGGAATCCAGTAA
- a CDS encoding CBS domain-containing protein, with protein sequence MHVKDIMAKDIVVVDKDQNIHDALKLMKKHKISRLPVINTNQNNQKELVGIITEKDIALRLGSSKYGNLAPSHFHVSTVMTPQPVIAQEDQTLASAAKTMLENKIGGLTVMDSGQITGMITKSDFLETCQGRPFTEITVKERMKTSVTTIGPQDRLVHARRIIIDEGIGRLPVMEDGQLQGMITAKDIALAMMSFRKVVPDKYKPARIRNLLVEDVMVQNVKTLTEETPVSQAARMMLDANFSGMPVVEEDQMTGILTKTDFLELIVELEGF encoded by the coding sequence ATGCATGTCAAAGATATAATGGCCAAAGATATTGTAGTGGTAGATAAAGACCAGAACATCCACGATGCACTGAAATTAATGAAAAAACACAAAATTTCCAGGCTACCCGTTATAAACACCAACCAGAACAATCAAAAAGAACTGGTAGGTATAATAACAGAAAAAGACATAGCACTCCGCCTGGGATCATCCAAATACGGTAATCTGGCACCATCCCACTTCCATGTCTCCACCGTGATGACCCCCCAACCAGTCATTGCCCAGGAAGACCAGACCCTGGCCAGTGCCGCTAAAACCATGCTGGAAAACAAAATCGGCGGGCTGACCGTAATGGATTCCGGCCAAATCACGGGGATGATCACCAAAAGCGACTTCCTGGAAACCTGCCAGGGCCGACCATTCACCGAGATCACCGTTAAAGAGAGGATGAAAACCAGCGTCACCACCATCGGACCACAGGACCGCCTGGTGCACGCCAGGAGAATCATCATTGACGAGGGAATCGGCCGCCTGCCAGTGATGGAAGATGGCCAGCTACAGGGAATGATAACGGCCAAAGACATCGCCCTGGCCATGATGTCCTTCCGCAAAGTGGTTCCGGACAAGTACAAACCCGCCAGGATACGCAACCTCCTGGTAGAGGATGTGATGGTCCAGAACGTGAAAACACTAACTGAAGAAACCCCGGTATCCCAAGCCGCCCGGATGATGCTGGATGCCAACTTCAGTGGAATGCCGGTGGTGGAAGAGGATCAAATGACGGGAATACTCACCAAAACCGACTTCCTGGAACTCATCGTGGAACTGGAAGGATTTTAA
- a CDS encoding RNA ligase: MREKNIPPLVSSGEVSQLLDIPSLKLEDAYHKGIIKKYHKYGLEAIQFRKGMGHIEAGTMVVNGDGIEVIRGFPKIRRTLMLQPALGQHFSREVAVEEKMNGYNVRIALINQEIVAFTRGGYICPYTSRKARQLLDLDDFFQDHPQKVICGEMVGTLNPYVSHYYPEVGKLGFRIFDIREKLTNTPLPLLFKRELLADYHLEPVRLLGIFPVEEAPVKIMEIVKDLGEHDREGVVMKDPHMELEPLKYTSSQAQAAELEYALTFPFDLAKAFLFSRIIREGFQSYETGESDQERRERALRMGESILYPMLETIGKVEGGEVAAEDLLIEVDSQEEAEEFIRHLRDLKVMASLVEIKDGKAVIRRIHQSTNDRVHNYLEGGLY; the protein is encoded by the coding sequence ATGAGAGAAAAAAACATCCCGCCCCTGGTAAGCAGTGGAGAAGTTTCCCAGCTCCTGGACATACCTTCCCTTAAGCTGGAGGATGCCTACCACAAGGGTATAATAAAAAAATACCATAAATATGGTCTGGAAGCCATCCAATTCCGCAAAGGCATGGGACATATTGAAGCCGGTACCATGGTGGTGAACGGTGATGGAATAGAAGTTATACGTGGGTTTCCCAAGATAAGGAGGACTCTGATGCTCCAACCCGCTCTGGGACAGCACTTCTCCCGGGAAGTGGCAGTGGAGGAGAAGATGAACGGTTATAATGTTCGCATAGCTCTGATTAACCAGGAAATAGTGGCATTCACCCGTGGAGGTTACATCTGTCCCTACACCAGCCGCAAGGCCCGGCAATTACTGGACCTGGATGATTTCTTCCAGGACCACCCCCAAAAGGTTATCTGCGGTGAGATGGTGGGCACCCTGAACCCCTACGTGTCCCACTACTACCCCGAGGTGGGTAAACTGGGATTCCGCATATTCGATATCCGGGAAAAACTCACCAACACCCCCCTGCCCCTGCTCTTTAAGAGGGAACTACTGGCAGATTACCACCTGGAACCAGTACGCTTACTGGGAATATTCCCGGTGGAAGAGGCCCCGGTAAAAATCATGGAAATAGTAAAGGATTTAGGGGAACACGACCGGGAAGGAGTGGTGATGAAGGACCCCCACATGGAACTGGAACCCTTAAAGTACACCTCATCCCAGGCCCAGGCCGCAGAACTGGAGTACGCCCTTACTTTCCCCTTCGACCTGGCCAAAGCCTTCCTCTTCAGCAGGATCATCAGGGAAGGTTTCCAGTCCTATGAAACCGGGGAATCAGATCAAGAACGCCGGGAAAGGGCCCTGCGAATGGGTGAATCCATACTGTACCCCATGCTGGAAACCATAGGAAAGGTGGAGGGGGGAGAAGTGGCAGCCGAGGACCTCTTGATAGAGGTGGACAGCCAGGAAGAGGCCGAAGAGTTCATCCGCCACCTGCGCGACCTCAAAGTAATGGCCTCCCTGGTGGAAATAAAGGATGGAAAGGCAGTTATCCGGAGGATACACCAGTCCACCAACGACCGGGTCCACAACTATTTGGAGGGTGGATTGTACTAA
- the pheA gene encoding prephenate dehydratase, translated as MKIGYFGPAGTFTEEAASQREGELVPYSTIPEVFEAVHSGEVDQGVVPIENSIEGSVGVTLDLLAHQYLLKIKGEIILPISHNLLINPDAELEDIEVVYSHYQPLSQCRLFLEKMGVRTQATRSTAAAAGMIKDNKGAGAIGTRRAAQLYGLKIAAEDIQDHENNMTRFVVIDQEDHAPTGKDKTSVILCLSRDRPGGLYEILGEFAGEDINLTKIESRPSKEKLGSYIFFVDMEGHHKDLKIMKVINRVRSKVGYIKILGSYPQEGDD; from the coding sequence ATGAAAATAGGATACTTTGGACCGGCAGGAACCTTCACTGAGGAAGCAGCATCCCAACGGGAGGGTGAACTGGTACCCTACTCCACCATACCCGAAGTGTTTGAAGCAGTGCACAGTGGTGAAGTGGACCAGGGAGTGGTACCCATAGAAAACTCCATCGAAGGCTCGGTGGGAGTCACCCTGGATCTGTTGGCCCACCAGTACCTCCTCAAGATCAAAGGGGAAATAATACTCCCCATAAGTCACAACCTCCTCATCAATCCAGATGCAGAATTAGAAGATATAGAAGTGGTTTATTCTCATTACCAACCATTATCGCAGTGTCGTCTGTTTTTGGAAAAGATGGGAGTGCGAACCCAGGCTACCCGGAGCACTGCCGCGGCTGCCGGGATGATAAAGGATAATAAAGGGGCCGGGGCCATTGGAACCCGGCGGGCAGCCCAGCTATATGGTCTTAAAATAGCAGCAGAGGATATACAGGACCATGAAAATAACATGACCCGCTTCGTGGTCATAGACCAGGAGGACCATGCCCCCACTGGGAAGGATAAAACATCAGTGATTCTGTGCCTTTCCCGGGACCGTCCCGGGGGCCTGTATGAGATACTGGGAGAATTTGCCGGTGAAGACATAAACCTGACCAAGATCGAGTCCCGGCCATCCAAGGAAAAACTGGGAAGCTACATCTTCTTTGTGGATATGGAGGGCCACCATAAGGATTTAAAAATCATGAAGGTTATAAATAGGGTACGATCAAAGGTAGGATACATAAAGATTTTAGGATCATATCCTCAGGAAGGAGATGATTAA
- a CDS encoding PsbP-related protein: MNKIIPIVAAAVILLVVAVSGCVTNEDKNNQTNSYSANGVSFQYPHSWGVATLNSPNGVVAVGDPNTVVNGNPTTSVVIQKANATASSGLKYAYDQNYANFFNNTGKTKVSEAQLTLNGATVYENVYTSSEEGVAKKYRAVWLQKGSTIYVILCSARTEAYDSQQTNFDLVINSFQAS, from the coding sequence ATGAATAAAATCATCCCCATAGTGGCTGCTGCAGTTATCCTCCTGGTGGTCGCGGTTTCCGGGTGTGTTACCAATGAGGATAAAAATAACCAGACCAACAGTTACTCGGCCAACGGTGTTTCGTTTCAGTATCCCCACTCCTGGGGAGTAGCTACTCTAAACTCGCCCAATGGTGTGGTAGCAGTGGGAGACCCCAATACCGTGGTTAACGGAAACCCCACCACCTCGGTGGTAATCCAGAAAGCCAATGCCACGGCATCTTCTGGACTTAAATATGCTTACGACCAGAACTACGCCAACTTCTTTAACAACACAGGAAAAACCAAGGTTTCCGAGGCCCAGCTCACCTTGAACGGGGCTACGGTCTATGAAAACGTGTACACCTCCTCGGAAGAAGGGGTGGCCAAGAAGTACCGGGCAGTGTGGCTGCAGAAGGGCAGCACCATCTACGTGATACTGTGCAGTGCCCGAACCGAAGCCTACGATTCCCAGCAGACTAACTTCGACCTGGTGATAAACAGCTTCCAGGCATCCTGA
- a CDS encoding KH domain-containing protein — protein MVLPICDVCLKSGMLCQGCENKLKTGEISQLDLDIAKILYRVGDGKIGYKRTIEIGDVVIIITEKDQVGKLIGKGGKIVREISKTLERKIRVVGEDSDFKAVATDILAPARISGINIVYGKDGEQRYKIRVRGEDARRLPAKLDVLNSIIQELTGEKTLLVIDRNN, from the coding sequence ATGGTTTTACCAATATGCGATGTCTGTTTAAAAAGCGGAATGTTATGTCAAGGTTGTGAGAATAAGCTGAAAACAGGAGAGATAAGTCAGCTTGACTTGGACATTGCAAAAATCCTCTACCGGGTGGGTGATGGTAAGATTGGTTACAAGAGAACCATAGAAATCGGAGACGTGGTTATCATCATCACCGAGAAAGATCAGGTGGGTAAACTCATTGGTAAGGGCGGTAAAATAGTAAGAGAAATATCTAAAACCCTGGAGAGAAAGATACGGGTGGTTGGAGAGGACTCGGACTTTAAGGCCGTGGCCACTGATATACTAGCCCCTGCCCGTATTTCAGGTATTAACATAGTCTACGGTAAAGACGGAGAACAGAGATACAAGATACGGGTAAGAGGGGAAGACGCCCGAAGATTACCTGCCAAACTGGACGTTTTAAACAGCATAATCCAGGAATTAACCGGGGAAAAAACCTTGCTGGTCATTGACCGCAACAATTAA
- the coaBC gene encoding bifunctional phosphopantothenoylcysteine decarboxylase/phosphopantothenate--cysteine ligase CoaBC → MTIVLCVTGSVAAVETVKLARELKRKGYPVKCFMTDGACDIINPYALEFATGEKVVTKLTGEIEHVKYADEDMILVAPATANVISKFAYKIADNPINTLLLTASGYDTPIVFVPSMHQSMYRAVEENVEKLKKEGIIFVEPKEEENKAKFPSIDDVVLQVQRATSAGGLEGRRVLVSAGGTYEDIDPIRGITNRSSGKMGLELAKEAYRRGAEVTMVTGRVDVEIPQVFNRVKVESTTEMARALEDNLLDHDVFIAAAAVSDFVVEKSQSKISSRTEQTLKLKPAPKIINQAKEHNPALYLVGFKAEYGVNQEELIESAKKRMRESGADLMVANDVAEAGAGFGSDQNKVVLIDDEIWDVPLSTKEEIATLIMGRIAERII, encoded by the coding sequence ATGACAATCGTGCTCTGTGTTACCGGAAGTGTGGCGGCAGTGGAAACAGTGAAACTGGCCCGGGAACTTAAAAGGAAGGGTTATCCAGTTAAATGCTTCATGACTGATGGGGCCTGTGATATTATCAATCCCTATGCCCTGGAATTTGCCACCGGGGAAAAAGTGGTGACCAAACTCACCGGGGAGATAGAGCATGTTAAATATGCGGATGAAGATATGATTCTGGTGGCCCCGGCCACTGCCAATGTAATTAGTAAGTTTGCCTATAAAATAGCAGACAACCCCATTAACACTCTTTTATTAACAGCCAGTGGTTACGACACCCCTATTGTTTTTGTACCCTCCATGCACCAGTCCATGTACCGGGCAGTGGAGGAAAATGTGGAGAAGCTTAAAAAAGAGGGCATAATCTTCGTAGAACCCAAAGAAGAGGAGAACAAGGCCAAATTCCCCTCCATAGATGACGTGGTACTCCAGGTCCAGAGGGCCACCTCAGCGGGTGGTCTGGAAGGCCGACGGGTACTGGTGAGTGCCGGGGGGACCTACGAGGACATAGACCCTATCCGGGGAATCACCAACCGCAGCTCAGGTAAAATGGGATTGGAACTGGCCAAGGAGGCCTACCGGAGGGGTGCCGAGGTCACCATGGTCACCGGAAGGGTAGACGTGGAAATACCCCAGGTATTCAACCGGGTAAAGGTGGAATCCACCACGGAAATGGCCCGGGCACTGGAAGATAACCTCCTAGACCACGATGTTTTCATTGCTGCGGCTGCAGTCAGTGACTTCGTGGTGGAGAAAAGCCAGTCCAAAATATCATCCCGCACAGAACAGACCCTGAAACTCAAACCCGCACCCAAGATCATAAACCAGGCCAAGGAACACAACCCTGCCCTGTACCTGGTGGGGTTCAAGGCGGAATACGGGGTGAACCAGGAAGAACTCATAGAATCAGCCAAGAAAAGGATGAGGGAATCCGGTGCCGACCTGATGGTGGCCAACGATGTGGCTGAAGCCGGTGCAGGATTCGGGTCAGACCAGAACAAGGTCGTGCTCATAGATGATGAAATCTGGGACGTACCCCTGAGCACCAAGGAAGAAATAGCCACCCTGATCATGGGGAGAATTGCGGAAAGGATAATTTAA